GTTGCTGACTGTGTCACAGACCCGCATCTCTCTGCACTTCTCCTTGCCACCATCGTGCGCAATGCCCCGCGCTTCGACCTTCCGTGCGACGAGGTCACCAAGGCGCAGCTGATGGAGCGCAACAGACCATTCCTGCAATTCATTCAGTCCCTTCGTGCCACCGATCCGGAAGCATACCAGAAGCTCATGCAGTACCTGCAGAACCCCTCTATTGGCCAGGGGCTGTCGGctgaggcgcaggcgctgcttgACCGCATCATCACACTGGCCGCGAAGGAGGGTGGGGTGCCGGGTGAGGATATCGCCAACTTCAAAAAGACAATTCCCAACTTAACAAGCTCGGCCGCCTTGCAGAGCGCCAGTCTCGGAGGAAGTGGCTGCGCCCCCCCTGGCGGCGATGCACGGGCACCGGGCGGGCTccttggcagcggcaacagtgATCTTACAACAGCCGACGAGGTCGTGAACAACGTCCTGGTCCGCGAGCTGCGTGGACAGCAGCTGATAGATGAGAACTATATTcgtgagcagcaggcaaTGTTCGAGTTCATTCTCAAGACGCGCCGGCTGCTCGTCGAGAGCCTTGCTCTTCTGCACAAGCGAACAGTGAGCGCGcggcaggtggtggaggcgctcTGTCTGAACAGCTCAGCAGTCAACACTTCTGCGCCTGCTACGACGCCATCACGCAAGAGCTTTCAGGCACTGCAGAACATCTTCAGCGACGTCGTTCgtgagctggagcagctgacCTCCGAAGTAGTCCAGCGCTACCTCACTGGAGCTGAGAAGCAGCGTCTTGATGTGGGGCAGTAAGTTATGGAAGGCAAATGAGGAGTGGTCTAAGCCGGATAAgacagaggagagacacCACTACTGCAGAGCTCCATGTGCCACCTTGATTGCTTgcctctccgtcgctgcggtTCCTCTATACATGCGAacggggaggaggcgcctcCACCGAAGTATAGGCTCTGTAGATGACATAGAATAGATGATGATAACGCGTACACCccctcttccgctctcttctgctttcctctcccccaacCAGGTCGCCGTTTCTCCGCGGGACTGTTGCGATGCGCTGCGGAAGAACGcgacaccccctcccccaaacgCGCGCATTTTATGCGTGCCTCTGTGCCGGTTGCTGTGGttgtgggagggagggagggagagtgaaCCGTCTCGAGGATTTGGGGTGTCCACAGTGTTTCTTACGTGCCTCCACATTTTTTCATTCGCGTTCGTGCAGGTTTTGCTGCCCGCTCAGTCGCCGTGTCCGTTCCGTTTGGCAAACCACAACGGATGAGGAGTACAGCGCAAAGATAAGTGCGAATGGGGAGCGACGAGGATCGAACCACTGTACTGCAGGAGAGACTGCCCAACTGGGCGCGAGGCCTGTCCCTACACGCACGTACTCCACTGCATTCACTACTCTTAACAGACCGCACTGGCACGTCGCTGTTTCCTCATTTTCTGCGAAAAGCGATCATTTTACTTCGTTTCAGCGGACATGTGCGCAAGACGCTTACGCGGACGCAGGGATGAAGCCCTgtgcgtcctcctcctccacctgctgccTGTTGCACTGTCGTTCTCTGCCCAGAGTGCGCACCGGTGTGTTTCTCCGTTATACGCTGCCGTTCTTTCGTCAAAGTCCCCCACCCTCGTGGCAGAGGGACCCCTCGACGTGATGCGGACGGGGCCCAGCGCCTGCTATGTGGGGGAGGTCCGGgcggtgtatcgctgctgacgtcggcggtgagggcctggatggcgctgcgtcggagcgacctgcggcagtgagcaGGTGTGTGCCACCCATATTATGATGGGCGGCGTGccagggggtggggcggggcgTACGCGTCTCCCCCGGCCCTCGCCGCTCAGTGGCGTGGCGAGACTGGGTGTGTCTCACCTCCCGAGGGGTACGCCACGCCACTGGGCAGCGcagtgggagggggctgtgaggcgaccaGCGGAGCGGGTTGCTGGGTGGAGTCCGAGGCGGAGGGCCGTGCTGAGACGGCTGGgtgcgcgcactgctgtaggGTGGGTGTCTACGCCTGCTTTGCGCCACGTGCATGGCGCCTGTGGCaggctggtggtggtgggtgggtgccgGGTGGCGGAAGGgctcgcgtgctgctgtaTGGCGGCGAGGGGACACGGCGGACTCAACGTATAGAACTGCGCCCTCTTGTCTGTTCACCCCTTGTCTGGGTGTGCTTCCGGCTGTATGGATGATTCGCTCACACTTCTCGTCCTCCGCTTTGCATCCTGAAGACTCTGCACACTACAGTGCGTCATCCCTTACCTCttagcccccctccccctctacCATTCCCCGACGCCAGTCTTGCGTCATGGCCCCGGACAGCGCCCTTCCACACCAGCCGAATGAAGTGCTGATCGATGGTGTCCTTTATGATTGCCTCAACTTCCGGCATCCGGGCGGCAGCATCCTGAAATACTacctcggcagcggtgatgcTACCGAGACGTACCGGCAGTTCCACATGAAGCTGCCCAGGGCTGACAAGTACCTaaagctgctgccgcaccgcccagcgccgccgcagcttaACGTTAAcgtggaggagcagaagcgacTGGCAAAACTCTCGCGGGACTTCAAAGAACTGCAGGATAcctgtgtggaggagggccTTTTCGACCCCAGCTGGCCGCACATTTTCTACCGCTTCTCTGAGCTAATATTGATGCACGTTGTTGGCTTTTACATACTCTTCCGTCTTTCACTGCTGTGGCCCATCGCGCTGGTCATCCTTGGGGTGGCGGAGGGACGCTGTGGCTGGTGGATGCATGAGGCGGGCCACTACAGTGTCACCGGCATCCCGTGGCTCGACATCAAGATCCAGGAAGTACTCTACGGTCTTGGCGACGGAATGAGTgcgtcgtggtggcggtcgCAACATAATAAGCATCACGCTACGCCGCAGAAACACCACCACGACGTCGACCTcgagacgctgccgctcgtcgCGTTCAACGCGATCATcgcgcgccgcggccgaAGGAGTGTGAACATTCGCCGCTGGATTTCACTGCAGAGGTACCTCTTCGCTCCGGTCACTTGCTCGCTTGTGGCCCTCTACTGgcagctcttcctccacgTTCGCCACGCCATGCGCACACGACGCTACACGGAGGGCGCCGCTATCCTGTGCCGCTGGATCGCAGTGGGCGTTATCTGCCACAAGCTGCAGGTCTCGTTCTGGCAAGGCCTCGGCggcgttctcttctcccaGGCCTTCGGTGCCGCCTACATCTTCATCAGCTTTGCCCTCAACCACACCCACCTGCCAATGCTTCCAGAGGATCAACACGCGCACTTCGTGGAGTACGCAGCCGTCTACACCATGAACGTGACGCCATCGTGGCTCGTGACGTGGTTCATGGGCTACCTCAACTACCAGGTGGAGCACCACTTGTTCCCCAGCATGCCGCAATTCCGCTTTGTCCAGCTGGCACCGAGAGTGCGGAGGCTTTTTGAGGAGAACGGCCTGACGTATGACTCGCGTCCCTATGCGAAGTCGCTCCAGACAACCTTCAAGAACCTCGGCGACGTGGCCGAGTTCATCGTCGCCGGGAAGTAACGCGTCTGATGTTGAAGAAGTAGTTCCACCTGaaggtgggagggagagagcgggtgCTGTCAATgtaaggagagaggcgcgcaaACAGCGCCTATGGTTGACGATGCCGTAGCTGATGGGCTTCCCGCCTTTTCCCGTGAGGAGTGACTCGCTTGGTGTTGTGTGTCACTGCCTCCCGCTGTTACACCGTTGCACATATGTGTCGTCGTGCATGGTTGGCTGCTACCTCCCTTGGTGAGTTATTTGCTTacagcgccagcacccccacccccaccctttCGCTGACACCGTCGCTTCATATGTTTTcatcccttccccccctctgggtgtcctctcttctgcttcggTCTGCCGATGCATAGCGCTGCTGagggttttttttttaaaaTTGTTAATATcacacttctctctttcgccttcGCTGGCGACCCTTTCACACGCTCCCTGCCCAGTTccctcgtgcgtgcgtcgctgcccccctcccttcctacGCCTCCAACTTGGCTCGCTTCTTTGGTGCCTTCTTcagctccccctcctctcctcgtccGACTGCGTCATCGTCGTTGTCCTGCTCATACTCGCTGTTTATCAGCTCGTTCTGGCTGCATCACCCACCCGCACTGGGAGGGCGGACTTGGGCTTTCTCTGTGTGACTTCTCATtgacctctctcttgctcagccttctctcgctgttgctgcagtgcTCACGGCTGACCTCAGCACCGCTGAGGGATGCTCAGTACGGCAAGGCATACACTTGAACGGGCCTGCAGCAAAGTGTGAGAGGAAGGAAGCACCCTCGGTGATTCACCAGTCATGTCGTCGCGCTAGtcatccccccttccccccctaGGAGAGCTCATCAAAGCTGAAGGGAACACGATGAACGGAGAGAATGAGAGGAGGGTTCATGTGTCAATCTAAGGAATGCGGATTGAAGGGAAAGAGTGGTGGGCATGGAAGCGGACTGGAGAGCCGAGGGAGGTAGTAGAACTGCCCTGACATGTGGCGCAGTGTATAGCCCTTCTTACGTGCGTTTGCGCCTGTGATTGcgcaccctccctctccccccatgTGGGCACTTGCAGACGGTACGCAGTGATGCCCCTATAGGAGGGTGGTGTATGTGTCTTCTCCTCCGAGCCTCTCATCCGCGTTGACCGCTGTTTGCCACGCTAGGTTGGCTCTCAGCATAGCTCTTTCACATGCTCACGGAAGGATGACTGGCCCGATAAAAGAATCGGAAGAGCCTGCGAAGCAGTTTTCACTCACCACGTGAGCCAAGAAGCCCCCACACCAGCTTCTCAATCTCCGGGCCACTCCACTGTGTGCCGGGAGACCCTTTGCGTAACGCTGCGCTCTCCGTTCTACctttcttcgtctctctgcatctcttCGGTTCTGCAGTTTTGTCTACTCTCCAGTCTCATACGTACACGCAGGGGGGCGGTTTTGACGCCAACGGCAGGAAAGATTTTCCATGGCGATGTTTGCGTCGGACGATGCGGCCTTGTCCTCGGAGGCTTCCTTtcacgccgcctcctccagcgccagcactACATCGTTTtccgacgacaacgacgtcCAAGATGCGCTGGAGCGTAACGCAGCTCTCAAGAGCCTCTCTGGTGGACACGCTGTTGAAGCGGTCGAGGTCACCAAGCTGCGATTACAGCGGGAGCAGCGACTGCGACGGCTGATCTCGCAGCGTCATCTCGGCCAGCTCGAGCCGATTCCTCGCAGCGCTTTCTTTTGCACCCGCGCTGCGCTGTCCGAGGAGGACACCGTTTGGCTGTACACGCTGACGAACGGTGCGTGTTTTCAGCGGCTACTGCGTGACGTGCAGTCCACCTCGATATCAGGGCTGGCGGGCCACCTTGACACGGTCCTCTCGAATGCAAACCCACTCTTTTATTTCAGCTATCGAATGCCCGTGAAGGTCGTCGATAGCGCTGGTGATGCTGCCGCTACTTCCCTGCTCGAGGCCCCGGCAATGCGGCGCTGGCTGGAGGACACGCCACCCATCCTGCGCAAGCGGCCGGCGCCAGCGCATGACGATGCGGGAGAatcgcggcgcggcgccgaTGGCGAACCGGCCACTGGTGCCTTGCAGAAGCGTTCAAAGACATCCTCCGACAGTCCCTCCGCGTCTTTGGGGCTCGTGGCCCAGTCGATGAAGGCGTGGGAGGCGCATCTGACAGAGATGCTCACCGAGGAAGGTGAGACGATTGAGAACTTCCGGCAGAGTCGCACCAAGTCCAGTTATACGGACAAGAAGAATTTTCAAGAGAAGGCGGCCTGGCAGGAGTACGCGCGCGAGGTACGCATTCATGCGCAACAGCTAGACCGCGATATCAAacgctcgctgcgccgcggcgagATAACCGAGTCATAATGGTGATATACTtatctctgtctctctcgctcgcttcaCCCATTCACCTGTACAGAATCACGCACCGCTCTCGTCTGTTGTGCGCTTCACCGGAGGCAAAGCGGAGGACTGTCTCGGTCGTCTTTGGCTGCACGACTGTGAGTCGtagaggcggaggggagtcatctgctcctcctgcaaGTGAAGAGTGCACTTTCTCCACTCCCCATCCACCTCTACCTTCCAAGAATGctccgctcttcctctgctgcaTCAGTGCGTCGTCAGACTTGCGAAATGGAAAAGACCGTTGATGCACCGTGTCAAGCTGTGCTGCTCAGTGGACATATGACGTAGCCTCTGCTACAgtccttccttctccttttcactTCGCTCTACGCGCACGCGGCTGCCACcagcggtggagaggggggtaaTCTCAGGTTTTCCCTCGCCGTTCACCAGCCATTCTCCCACCCCTCTTACGAGGGCGATACTGcacccctcttccacctccctTTTCAACTAGCAGGGCAACATCTGCTCGCCATACGGCTTTCATCTCCCTCTGCAGAAGTTTCACCGCTGTGAAGGCTCCcacattccccccccccccttcagcCTCACCGCAGCCATGGGCCACTCCGCAAAAATCACGCGAGGCGGCAACAAGGCGCGGGTCAATCAGGGCCGTCTCGAGGCGAAACTCCGTGCGCAGGGTGCCAAgccgcacaccaccactgtAAAGGAGTCCGTGGAAGCAAAGCGCCTCCTCAAGCACCGGGCGCAGGCCATCGCAGGGGAGCTGAAGGCAAAGGCGCaggcgagcggcagcgcacctagccaggagcagcagctgcgacccACAAGTACGGGCACGTCAGTTGTGCGCATGGCACCGAAGCTCATCGCTAAGACGAAGCCCTTCACGCACTCGGAGTCGTAGGTGGCACCCCGTGTGCGGCTATCTAAAAGAAGCGCGACATGTTTGTGTATCTGACTTGTTAATCGAGCAAAGACCCACTGGGGAGGCCCCGGTGTGCGCTACCGTTGTGCTGGCATGTGTGTCGGCGAACTCTCCAGGGAGTATCCC
Above is a genomic segment from Leishmania panamensis strain MHOM/PA/94/PSC-1 chromosome 7 sequence containing:
- a CDS encoding hypothetical protein (TriTrypDB/GeneDB-style sysID: LpmP.07.1180); this translates as MAMFASDDAALSSEASFHAASSSASTTSFSDDNDVQDALERNAALKSLSGGHAVEAVEVTKLRLQREQRLRRLISQRHLGQLEPIPRSAFFCTRAALSEEDTVWLYTLTNGACFQRLLRDVQSTSISGLAGHLDTVLSNANPLFYFSYRMPVKVVDSAGDAAATSLLEAPAMRRWLEDTPPILRKRPAPAHDDAGESRRGADGEPATGALQKRSKTSSDSPSASLGLVAQSMKAWEAHLTEMLTEEGETIENFRQSRTKSSYTDKKNFQEKAAWQEYAREVRIHAQQLDRDIKRSLRRGEITES
- a CDS encoding delta-5 fatty acid desaturase, putative (TriTrypDB/GeneDB-style sysID: LpmP.07.1170); this encodes MAPDSALPHQPNEVLIDGVLYDCLNFRHPGGSILKYYLGSGDATETYRQFHMKLPRADKYLKLLPHRPAPPQLNVNVEEQKRLAKLSRDFKELQDTCVEEGLFDPSWPHIFYRFSELILMHVVGFYILFRLSLLWPIALVILGVAEGRCGWWMHEAGHYSVTGIPWLDIKIQEVLYGLGDGMSASWWRSQHNKHHATPQKHHHDVDLETLPLVAFNAIIARRGRRSVNIRRWISLQRYLFAPVTCSLVALYWQLFLHVRHAMRTRRYTEGAAILCRWIAVGVICHKLQVSFWQGLGGVLFSQAFGAAYIFISFALNHTHLPMLPEDQHAHFVEYAAVYTMNVTPSWLVTWFMGYLNYQVEHHLFPSMPQFRFVQLAPRVRRLFEENGLTYDSRPYAKSLQTTFKNLGDVAEFIVAGK